A stretch of Arthrobacter sp. NEB 688 DNA encodes these proteins:
- a CDS encoding HNH endonuclease signature motif containing protein, with protein MATGTGELEERRSLLKAATDALTDLDEALAAAPGDDLGDLMELLDTLAARASAARVQVTLEAVRRGEVAGSATHAWVRTHAPSLRQSGAAAVTRLALDVAADDTPTHRNDPGPDTPLGIVWAAVHDAHIDAHTGCAVLRETTRLAPLLESAALPTATSGLLALAAEYGPSVMRRLRPRLLAEHGHDGALEDLHTRLAAAARLSMPHVESGDLTEYQLWMTPAQAATLEAAIGPPSAPAPNDDTGEADLRPAGQRRVEALTVVCATATAHTTGAHDTDRGPDTTLHLTIPLADLTTTDTATPATTSDTGGLFATPTGTPARGAGTVLATTADGTLLTPETARRLGCDAALLVHLLGTRGEPLTLTRILRLFTRGQRRHLLLRDRGCTYPGCTAPAAWTRAHHVHHWADGGPTDITNAALLCERHHTHVHRRRLWAEVHQHPDDHGTHVTWDLTPHSYDRHLDTLEHPPDQADAVA; from the coding sequence ATGGCAACGGGGACAGGCGAACTCGAGGAGCGACGCTCCCTGCTGAAGGCTGCCACCGACGCCCTGACCGACCTCGACGAGGCCTTGGCCGCCGCACCGGGTGACGACCTCGGCGACCTGATGGAGCTGCTCGACACCCTCGCCGCGCGCGCGTCCGCCGCCCGCGTCCAGGTCACCCTCGAAGCCGTCCGCCGCGGCGAGGTCGCCGGCTCCGCCACCCACGCCTGGGTCCGCACCCACGCCCCCTCCCTGCGACAGTCAGGCGCCGCCGCCGTCACCCGCCTCGCCCTCGACGTCGCCGCCGACGACACCCCCACCCACCGCAACGACCCCGGCCCCGACACCCCCCTCGGCATCGTCTGGGCCGCCGTCCACGACGCACACATCGACGCCCACACCGGGTGCGCCGTCCTGCGCGAGACCACCCGCCTCGCCCCACTGCTCGAGTCCGCCGCGCTGCCCACCGCCACCTCGGGGCTCCTCGCCCTGGCCGCCGAGTACGGGCCGTCCGTGATGCGCCGCCTGCGCCCCCGGCTCCTCGCCGAGCACGGCCACGACGGCGCCCTCGAGGACCTCCACACCCGCCTGGCCGCCGCAGCCCGCCTGTCCATGCCGCACGTGGAGTCCGGGGACCTCACCGAGTACCAGCTCTGGATGACCCCCGCACAGGCCGCCACCCTCGAAGCCGCCATCGGGCCGCCGTCCGCGCCCGCGCCGAACGACGACACCGGCGAGGCCGACCTGCGACCCGCCGGCCAACGCCGCGTCGAAGCCCTCACCGTCGTCTGCGCCACCGCCACCGCCCACACCACCGGCGCCCACGACACCGACCGCGGCCCCGACACCACCCTCCACCTCACCATCCCCCTCGCCGACCTCACCACCACAGACACCGCCACCCCCGCCACCACCTCCGACACCGGTGGGCTGTTCGCCACCCCCACCGGCACACCCGCCCGCGGCGCCGGGACCGTGCTCGCCACCACCGCCGACGGCACCCTCCTCACCCCCGAGACCGCCCGCCGCCTCGGCTGCGACGCCGCCCTCCTGGTCCACCTCCTCGGCACCCGCGGCGAACCCCTGACCCTCACCCGCATCCTGCGCCTGTTCACCCGCGGACAACGCCGCCACCTCCTGTTGCGAGACCGAGGCTGCACCTACCCCGGCTGCACCGCCCCCGCCGCCTGGACCCGAGCCCACCACGTCCACCACTGGGCCGACGGCGGCCCCACCGACATCACCAACGCCGCCCTCCTCTGCGAACGCCACCACACCCACGTCCACCGACGCCGCCTCTGGGCAGAAGTCCACCAACACCCCGACGACCACGGCACCCACGTCACCTGGGACCTCACCCCCCACTCCTACGACCGACACCTCGACACCCTCGAACACCCACCCGACCAAGCCGACGCCGTGGCCTGA
- a CDS encoding ATP-binding protein, whose translation MTDRPTLFLTVGLPGVGKTTRARELAATHGILRLTPDDWMAPLLGDSDADGRRDVLEGRMVWVAHEVLRSGVGVVLDVGCWSPEERYAIRAVTESAGGRFVLEVVHAAEEERRRRARQRWLDAPETTFEMTDADHDRFLAAVRLPDAAELSGGPLPAPPAGHPTWHRWASTRWPTLPDLAPPGGV comes from the coding sequence GTGACCGACCGGCCGACCCTGTTCCTCACCGTCGGCCTCCCGGGGGTGGGCAAGACGACCCGGGCCCGGGAGCTCGCGGCGACCCACGGCATCCTGCGGCTCACCCCCGACGACTGGATGGCGCCGCTCCTCGGCGACAGCGATGCCGACGGCCGCCGCGACGTGCTCGAGGGCCGGATGGTCTGGGTCGCCCACGAGGTGCTGCGCAGCGGCGTCGGGGTGGTCCTCGACGTCGGCTGCTGGTCCCCGGAGGAGCGCTACGCGATCCGCGCCGTCACCGAGTCCGCCGGCGGACGCTTCGTCCTGGAGGTGGTCCACGCGGCCGAGGAGGAGCGGCGACGGCGGGCGCGGCAGCGCTGGCTCGACGCACCGGAGACCACGTTCGAGATGACCGACGCGGACCACGACCGCTTCCTCGCCGCGGTCCGGCTGCCGGACGCCGCCGAGCTCTCGGGCGGTCCGCTGCCCGCCCCACCAGCCGGGCACCCGACGTGGCACCGCTGGGCGAGCACGCGCTGGCCGACGCTCCCCGACCTCGCACCGCCGGGCGGGGTCTGA
- the mftB gene encoding mycofactocin biosynthesis chaperone MftB (MftB, a small protein, is a peptide chaperone that assists the radical SAM enzyme MftC in performing two modifications to the C-terminal Val-Tyr dipeptide of the mycofactocin precursor peptide, MftA. MftB's role is analogous to the role of PqqD in the biosynthesis of PQQ, a cofactor that derives entirely from a Tyr and a Glu in the precursor PqqA.), with product MLEQSWELNGSVAIRPEPFGALLYDFTSRRLTFLKDPRLVAVVEGLQAAPTVADALDRAGVPAADRPGFDAALRRLADQRMITRRTG from the coding sequence GTGCTCGAGCAGTCCTGGGAGCTGAACGGCTCGGTGGCGATCCGCCCCGAGCCGTTCGGTGCCCTGCTCTACGACTTCACCAGCCGCCGGCTCACCTTCCTCAAGGACCCGCGGCTCGTCGCCGTCGTGGAGGGGCTGCAGGCCGCACCCACCGTGGCCGACGCCCTCGACCGGGCCGGCGTCCCCGCCGCCGACCGCCCCGGCTTCGACGCGGCCCTGCGCCGCCTCGCCGACCAGCGGATGATCACCAGGAGGACCGGATGA
- the mdo gene encoding NDMA-dependent methanol dehydrogenase (This methanol dehydrogenase is considered a nicotinoprotein, since its NADP cofactor remains is not dissociable, but instead remains permanently bound. A member of this family has been shown to act as a formaldehyde dismutase, able to convert two molecules of formaldehyde (plus one water molecule) into one of methanol and one of formate, with no net change in its redox state. More recently, it was shown in Mycobacterium smegmatis that this enzyme is critical to ethanol utilization, for which the biosynthesis of the cofactor-like electron carrier mycofactocin is also required.) codes for MQVDELLKPFPIKEFHPFPRALMGPGAHEMIGPEALKLGFRKTLVMTSGLRGTNVVHKIVESMKYHGLEVVVYDKVESNPKDYNVMDAVSLYQDNECDSFVSIGGGSSHDACKGARVAVAHDGRNVNEFEGFNKSENPKNPPHIAVSTTAGTGSETSWAYVITDTTTDPDNPHKYVAFDDASVTTLAIDDPVLYYDCPVDYTAQCGFDVLAHASEPYVSRLNFEPSLGNALRAIKLTAENLRQAVWNGQDLAGRQGMMYAQYIAAQAFNSGGLGIIHSISHAVSAFYDTHHGLNNAIALPRVWAFNMPTQYKRFADMAQAMGVDTYGMTDVQAADAALEAAIRLLRDVGITEKFTDVTADSYSKNRLGQGPTKFYENAKVITGDDADVDRITNHVLGDACTPGNAKECTFETVRPVVDHCMNGDLDDLLS; via the coding sequence ATGCAGGTCGACGAGCTGCTCAAACCGTTCCCCATCAAGGAGTTCCACCCCTTCCCGCGGGCCCTCATGGGTCCGGGGGCGCACGAGATGATCGGTCCGGAGGCCCTCAAGCTGGGCTTCCGCAAGACCCTCGTCATGACGTCGGGCCTGCGCGGCACGAACGTCGTGCACAAGATCGTGGAGTCGATGAAGTACCACGGCCTCGAGGTTGTCGTGTACGACAAGGTCGAGTCCAACCCCAAGGACTACAACGTCATGGACGCGGTCTCGCTCTACCAGGACAACGAGTGCGACTCGTTCGTGTCCATCGGGGGCGGCAGCTCGCACGACGCCTGCAAGGGGGCCCGCGTCGCGGTGGCCCACGACGGCCGCAACGTCAACGAGTTCGAGGGCTTCAACAAGTCCGAGAACCCGAAGAACCCGCCGCACATCGCGGTCTCGACGACGGCCGGCACCGGCTCGGAGACGTCGTGGGCGTACGTCATCACCGACACGACGACCGACCCCGACAACCCGCACAAGTACGTCGCGTTCGACGACGCCTCGGTGACCACGCTGGCCATCGACGACCCGGTGCTCTACTACGACTGCCCGGTCGACTACACGGCGCAGTGCGGGTTCGACGTCCTCGCCCACGCGAGCGAGCCGTACGTGTCGCGGCTCAACTTCGAACCCTCGCTCGGCAACGCGCTGCGGGCCATCAAGCTGACCGCGGAGAACCTGCGCCAGGCGGTGTGGAACGGCCAGGACCTCGCCGGCCGCCAGGGGATGATGTACGCCCAGTACATCGCCGCGCAGGCGTTCAACTCCGGCGGCCTCGGGATCATCCACTCGATCAGCCACGCGGTGTCGGCGTTCTACGACACCCACCACGGGCTGAACAACGCGATCGCGCTGCCGCGCGTCTGGGCCTTCAACATGCCGACCCAGTACAAGCGCTTCGCCGACATGGCGCAGGCGATGGGTGTCGACACCTACGGGATGACCGACGTGCAGGCCGCCGACGCCGCCCTCGAGGCCGCGATCCGCCTCCTGCGCGACGTGGGCATCACCGAGAAGTTCACCGACGTGACCGCCGACAGCTACTCGAAGAACCGTCTGGGACAGGGCCCGACGAAGTTCTACGAGAACGCGAAGGTCATCACCGGTGACGACGCCGACGTCGACCGCATCACCAACCACGTCCTCGGCGACGCCTGCACCCCGGGCAACGCCAAGGAGTGCACCTTCGAGACGGTGCGACCGGTCGTCGACCACTGCATGAACGGCGACCTGGACGACCTGCTCTCGTGA
- the mftA gene encoding mycofactocin precursor MftA (Mycofactocin is a small molecule electron carrier derived from the final two amino acids, Val-Tyr, of MftA, the mycofactocin precursor. It plays a role in redox homeostasis and the metabolism of alcohols and aldehydes in Actinobacteria, including Mycobacterium tuberculosis.) — protein sequence MTPEEMAQETTEVEPDELLADTLVEDVSIDGMCGVY from the coding sequence ATGACCCCCGAGGAGATGGCGCAGGAGACCACCGAGGTCGAGCCCGACGAGCTGCTCGCCGACACCCTCGTCGAGGACGTGTCCATCGACGGCATGTGCGGCGTCTACTGA
- a CDS encoding VWA domain-containing protein: protein MESSLHRFIRFLRLHGMRVSVAETVDALEAAAQPGIMADREVLRSALRVTLVKDRRDLEVFDAVFDRFFRLRSVVTEAQGHGHAHDDLSDDGELSGLTISDELSDTPQQGHSHGAPQDIREFFRPEDLAQQYNLHQEANKIDMASMTDEVVLSKDGVTPQGEAARVQVSASRLHNPGTPGRLTEARGAELDVELTVAEELALLSWLGEPDDELEALLDDPDTARLRAQLAPLLASLPERIKQHIEQLMATQAEVEERELDVARAEVLAESDRLAFEEAVRRLLRALRGAPRPRRHVAGRGVIDSRRTMRSNMRYDGVPFRPVLVSKREDRPQLLVLCDVSLSVRAASGFALHLVHGLQSVASKVRSFAFVDEVAEITDLFDDHHVQQALAMVMAGRSDGGVVDVDADSDYGSVLRQFLDEYGSAITRRTTVVVIGDGRGNGKDPAVGAFEEIARRARHVVWLTPEPRYSWGLGRCDLPLYEPSCDHIEVVRNLVALESFSHRMSEVLV from the coding sequence GTGGAGAGCTCGCTGCACCGCTTCATCCGCTTCCTGCGCCTGCACGGGATGCGGGTGAGCGTCGCCGAGACGGTCGACGCGCTCGAGGCCGCGGCCCAGCCCGGGATCATGGCCGACCGCGAGGTGCTGCGGTCGGCGCTGCGGGTCACGCTCGTCAAGGACCGGCGCGACCTCGAGGTGTTCGACGCCGTGTTCGACCGGTTCTTCCGGCTGCGCTCGGTCGTCACCGAGGCGCAGGGGCACGGTCACGCCCACGACGACCTCTCCGACGACGGGGAGCTGAGCGGGCTGACGATCTCGGACGAGCTGTCCGACACCCCGCAGCAGGGGCACAGCCACGGTGCGCCGCAGGACATCCGGGAGTTCTTCCGCCCCGAGGACCTCGCGCAGCAGTACAACCTCCACCAGGAGGCGAACAAGATCGACATGGCGTCGATGACCGACGAGGTCGTGCTCTCGAAGGACGGGGTGACGCCGCAGGGTGAGGCCGCCCGGGTGCAGGTGTCGGCGTCGCGGCTGCACAACCCCGGCACGCCCGGTCGGCTGACCGAGGCGCGCGGCGCCGAGCTCGACGTCGAGCTGACCGTGGCCGAGGAGCTCGCCCTGCTCAGCTGGCTCGGCGAGCCGGACGACGAGCTCGAGGCCCTGCTCGACGACCCCGACACCGCCCGGCTGCGCGCGCAGCTGGCCCCCCTGCTCGCCTCGCTGCCGGAGCGGATCAAGCAGCACATCGAGCAGCTGATGGCGACGCAGGCCGAGGTCGAGGAGCGCGAGCTCGACGTCGCGCGGGCGGAGGTGCTCGCGGAGTCCGACCGGCTCGCCTTCGAGGAGGCGGTGCGCCGGCTGCTGCGGGCACTGCGGGGCGCCCCCCGGCCGCGGCGCCACGTCGCCGGCCGCGGGGTCATCGACAGCCGGCGGACGATGCGCTCGAACATGCGCTACGACGGCGTGCCGTTCCGGCCGGTGCTCGTGAGCAAGCGGGAGGACCGCCCGCAGCTCCTCGTGCTGTGCGACGTGTCGCTGTCGGTGCGGGCGGCGTCCGGGTTCGCGCTGCACCTCGTCCACGGGCTGCAGTCGGTGGCGTCCAAGGTGCGCTCGTTCGCGTTCGTCGACGAGGTCGCCGAGATCACCGACCTGTTCGACGACCACCACGTGCAGCAGGCGCTCGCGATGGTCATGGCCGGTCGCTCGGACGGCGGCGTCGTCGACGTCGACGCCGACAGCGACTACGGCAGCGTGCTGCGGCAGTTCCTCGACGAGTACGGGTCCGCGATCACCCGTCGGACGACGGTCGTCGTCATCGGGGACGGCCGGGGCAACGGCAAGGACCCGGCGGTCGGGGCGTTCGAGGAGATCGCGCGCCGCGCCCGGCACGTCGTCTGGCTGACGCCGGAGCCGCGGTACTCGTGGGGACTCGGCCGCTGCGACCTGCCGCTCTACGAGCCGTCGTGCGACCACATCGAGGTGGTCCGCAACCTCGTTGCGCTGGAGTCGTTCTCGCACCGGATGTCGGAGGTGCTGGTGTGA
- the mftE gene encoding mycofactocin biosynthesis peptidyl-dipeptidase MftE, producing MDLGTAASGEHLVGATLLVPLGACEQHGAHLALAADSLVAGAVCERVAVLLAERDPGRRVLVAPTLEYGASGEHEGFAGTVSIGTEALRLVLVELVRSARRWCGPVVLVTGHGGNAEAVAAATRRLRWEGHDVGWTSCAEPGWDAHAGRAETSLVLALAPDAVSPASAVPGATAPLPELLPRLRAGGVAAVTATGVLGDPRGASAAEGRSHLTRVAERVTAQVLAADVDEHGRLVRPAPAGVPG from the coding sequence GTGGACCTCGGGACGGCCGCCAGCGGCGAGCACCTCGTCGGGGCGACGCTGCTCGTGCCCCTCGGGGCCTGCGAGCAGCACGGCGCGCACCTCGCCCTCGCCGCCGACTCCCTCGTCGCCGGGGCCGTGTGCGAGCGGGTCGCCGTGCTCCTCGCGGAGCGCGACCCGGGGCGCCGGGTGCTCGTCGCCCCCACGCTCGAGTACGGCGCGAGCGGCGAGCACGAGGGGTTCGCGGGGACGGTCTCCATCGGCACCGAGGCGCTGCGGCTGGTCCTCGTCGAGCTCGTCCGCTCGGCCCGTCGCTGGTGCGGCCCGGTCGTGCTCGTCACGGGGCACGGCGGCAACGCGGAGGCGGTCGCGGCCGCCACCCGCCGCCTGCGGTGGGAGGGCCACGACGTCGGGTGGACCTCGTGCGCCGAGCCGGGGTGGGACGCCCACGCCGGCCGCGCCGAGACCTCGCTCGTCCTCGCCCTCGCACCCGACGCGGTGTCCCCCGCGTCCGCCGTGCCCGGGGCCACCGCACCGCTGCCCGAGCTGCTGCCCCGGCTGCGCGCGGGCGGCGTGGCCGCGGTGACGGCGACCGGCGTCCTCGGCGACCCCCGGGGCGCGAGCGCGGCCGAGGGCCGCTCCCACCTCACCCGGGTCGCCGAGCGCGTGACCGCCCAGGTGCTCGCCGCGGACGTCGACGAGCACGGCCGGCTCGTGCGGCCCGCGCCCGCCGGGGTGCCGGGATGA
- a CDS encoding MoxR family ATPase translates to MSTDPATTPSTFASVEDARERLREVGYLTDDRLATTAFLQSALGKPLLLEGPAGVGKTQLAQSVAAATGRRLLRLQCYEGQDETKALYEWDYGKQLLYTQMLRDKIGQVVEDAPDIAAAVERIAAQDSVFFSERFLVARPLLEAITSEDPVVLLIDEVDRADEALEAVFLELLAEFQVSVPEVGTFVAEQKPLVVLTSNNTRDLSAALKRRCLHLFLDYPTAERELEIIRSKDTGLADALAEQLVGVVRGLRGLELRKAPSISETIDWARTLAVLGVTELSAPVLAETLNVVTKYERDLGLATRELPRLVDPNREVPAERGSGHGHGHGHGHGHAHDGTDGTDGPDGRDVRAGKDRPGRHDEAYYGSPSAAPAEPKQVSSSQGQRSFRSGGARRRPV, encoded by the coding sequence GTGAGCACCGACCCCGCCACCACCCCGTCCACGTTCGCGAGCGTCGAGGACGCCCGCGAGCGGCTGCGCGAGGTCGGCTACCTCACCGACGACCGGCTCGCGACGACCGCCTTCCTCCAGTCGGCCCTCGGCAAGCCGCTGCTGCTCGAGGGGCCCGCCGGCGTCGGCAAGACACAGCTCGCGCAGAGCGTGGCCGCCGCGACGGGTAGGCGGCTGCTGCGGCTGCAGTGCTACGAGGGGCAGGACGAGACCAAGGCCCTGTACGAGTGGGACTACGGCAAGCAGCTGCTCTACACGCAGATGCTCCGCGACAAGATCGGGCAGGTCGTCGAGGACGCCCCCGACATCGCGGCCGCGGTCGAGCGGATCGCCGCCCAGGACAGCGTCTTCTTCTCCGAGCGCTTCCTCGTCGCCCGTCCGCTGCTCGAGGCGATCACGTCGGAGGACCCCGTCGTGCTGCTCATCGACGAGGTCGACCGGGCCGACGAGGCGCTCGAGGCGGTCTTCCTCGAGCTGCTCGCGGAGTTCCAGGTGTCGGTGCCCGAGGTCGGGACCTTCGTCGCCGAGCAGAAGCCCCTCGTCGTCCTCACCTCGAACAACACCCGCGACCTGTCGGCGGCCCTCAAGCGCCGCTGCCTCCACCTCTTCCTCGACTACCCGACCGCCGAGCGCGAGCTCGAGATCATCCGCTCCAAGGACACCGGCCTCGCCGACGCGCTCGCCGAGCAGCTCGTCGGGGTCGTGCGCGGCCTGCGCGGGCTGGAGCTGCGCAAGGCGCCGAGCATCTCGGAGACGATCGACTGGGCCCGCACGCTCGCCGTGCTCGGCGTGACCGAGCTGTCGGCGCCGGTGCTCGCCGAGACCCTCAACGTCGTGACGAAGTACGAGCGCGACCTCGGGCTCGCGACGCGCGAGCTGCCGCGGCTCGTCGACCCGAACCGGGAGGTGCCCGCCGAGCGCGGGTCGGGCCACGGGCACGGACATGGCCACGGGCACGGTCACGCGCACGACGGGACCGACGGGACCGACGGCCCCGACGGGCGCGACGTGCGGGCGGGCAAGGACCGGCCGGGGCGGCACGACGAGGCGTACTACGGGTCGCCGAGCGCGGCGCCGGCCGAGCCGAAGCAGGTCTCCAGCAGCCAGGGCCAGCGCTCGTTCCGCAGCGGCGGGGCCCGGCGGCGGCCGGTCTGA
- the mftM gene encoding mycofactocin oligosaccharide methyltransferase MftM has protein sequence MTVAPIDALAPLVGACYRDGVVTVRPRRPDTRMRLGAVRTPHFDLVHDGADLVVEHGLGLSDVDDDLAGLLSDELFEAGWLRGSELFERVFTGVVLTCADRPEVAWEAFYANTLAAVGAAARSQPTPGTAAGHGCIRDYAPVYARAESLVRGRSVLELGSCFGFLALRVAADGRTVTASDVSGGTMRLLAAMAPRFGVDVQTLACDAAHVPLPDRSADTVLAVHLLEHLEPDHAAQVLREACRVARGRVVVGVPLEDSPSEQYGHLWAVSLETLREWGRAAAGWRADVSEHHGGWLVLDRG, from the coding sequence GTGACCGTCGCGCCGATCGACGCCCTCGCCCCGCTGGTGGGGGCCTGCTACCGGGACGGGGTCGTGACGGTGCGGCCGCGACGCCCCGACACCCGGATGCGGCTCGGGGCGGTGCGCACGCCGCACTTCGACCTCGTCCACGACGGCGCCGACCTCGTGGTCGAGCACGGGCTCGGCCTGTCCGACGTCGACGACGACCTCGCCGGGCTGCTCTCCGACGAGCTGTTCGAGGCGGGGTGGCTGCGCGGGTCCGAGCTCTTCGAGCGGGTGTTCACCGGGGTCGTACTCACGTGCGCCGACCGGCCCGAGGTCGCGTGGGAGGCGTTCTACGCCAACACCCTCGCGGCGGTCGGCGCGGCCGCGCGCTCGCAGCCGACCCCGGGCACGGCCGCCGGCCACGGGTGCATCCGCGACTACGCACCGGTGTACGCCCGGGCCGAGTCGCTCGTGCGCGGCCGGTCGGTCCTCGAGCTGGGGAGCTGCTTCGGTTTCCTCGCCCTGCGGGTGGCCGCCGACGGCCGCACGGTGACCGCGTCGGACGTCTCGGGCGGCACGATGCGGCTGCTCGCCGCGATGGCACCGCGCTTCGGCGTGGACGTGCAGACCCTCGCCTGCGACGCGGCCCACGTCCCGCTGCCCGACCGCAGCGCCGACACCGTCCTCGCGGTGCACCTGCTGGAGCACCTCGAGCCCGACCACGCGGCCCAGGTGCTGCGGGAGGCCTGCCGCGTCGCGCGCGGGCGGGTCGTCGTCGGCGTGCCGCTCGAGGACTCGCCGTCGGAGCAGTACGGACACCTGTGGGCCGTCTCGCTCGAGACCCTGCGGGAGTGGGGCCGTGCGGCCGCGGGCTGGCGGGCGGACGTGTCCGAGCACCACGGCGGGTGGCTGGTGCTCGACCGCGGATGA
- the mftC gene encoding mycofactocin radical SAM maturase (MftC is a radical SAM/SPASM enzyme that catalyzes the first two steps in biosynthesis of the electron carrier mycofactocin from the terminal Val-Tyr dipeptide of the precursor peptide MftA.), with protein sequence MTLAPERPAAPPAPGTRLVEHFEHGLDAPICLTWELTYACNLACVHCLSSSGRRDPRELTTQECFSLVEEFQRMKVFYVNIGGGEPTVRPDFWEIVDHAVAHDVGVKFSTNGFRITKERAARLAATDYVDVQVSLDGATPEVNDAVRGAGTYDAALRALRNLRDAGMTDTKLSVVCTRENIPQLDRFKEIADEHGAVLRLTRLRPAGRGADVWNDLHPLAEQQRVLYDWLVAHGDGVLTGDSFFHLAAFGDALPGLNLCGAGRVVCLVDPVGDVYACPFAIHDRFLAGNVRDAGFGSVWRDAALFADLRSPQTGGACTRCSAYDACRGGCMAAKFFTGLPLDGPDPECVKGNAEASLAAVADGVRPSPSQDHSHRGPVRNAPVPVTIARRPPASPCDESPVGPGRDALRAR encoded by the coding sequence ATGACCCTCGCCCCCGAGCGCCCCGCGGCGCCGCCCGCCCCCGGCACCCGGCTCGTCGAGCACTTCGAGCACGGCCTCGACGCTCCCATCTGCCTCACCTGGGAGCTGACCTACGCCTGCAACCTCGCGTGCGTCCACTGCCTGTCGTCCTCCGGCCGCCGCGACCCGCGCGAGCTGACCACGCAGGAGTGCTTCTCGCTCGTCGAGGAGTTCCAGCGGATGAAGGTGTTCTACGTGAACATCGGCGGCGGCGAGCCGACGGTCCGCCCCGACTTCTGGGAGATCGTCGACCACGCCGTGGCTCATGACGTCGGGGTCAAGTTCTCCACCAACGGTTTCCGCATCACCAAGGAGCGCGCGGCTCGCCTCGCGGCCACCGACTACGTCGACGTCCAGGTCTCCCTCGACGGCGCGACGCCCGAGGTCAACGACGCCGTCCGCGGCGCCGGCACCTACGACGCCGCCCTGCGCGCCCTGCGCAACCTGCGCGACGCGGGGATGACCGACACCAAGCTCTCCGTCGTCTGCACGCGCGAGAACATCCCCCAGCTCGACCGGTTCAAGGAGATCGCCGACGAGCACGGCGCGGTCCTGCGCCTGACCCGGCTGCGCCCGGCCGGCCGCGGCGCCGACGTGTGGAACGACCTGCACCCGCTCGCCGAGCAGCAGCGCGTCCTCTACGACTGGCTCGTGGCGCACGGTGACGGCGTCCTCACCGGTGACTCCTTCTTCCACCTCGCCGCGTTCGGGGACGCCCTGCCCGGGCTCAACCTCTGCGGCGCCGGCCGGGTGGTCTGCCTCGTCGACCCCGTCGGCGACGTCTACGCCTGCCCCTTCGCGATCCACGACCGCTTCCTCGCCGGCAACGTCCGCGACGCCGGGTTCGGCAGCGTCTGGCGCGACGCCGCGCTCTTCGCGGACCTGCGCTCCCCGCAGACCGGGGGCGCGTGCACCCGGTGCTCGGCGTACGACGCCTGCCGCGGCGGGTGCATGGCGGCGAAGTTCTTCACCGGCCTCCCCCTCGACGGCCCCGACCCCGAGTGCGTCAAGGGCAACGCCGAGGCCTCGCTGGCCGCCGTGGCGGACGGGGTGCGCCCGTCGCCGAGCCAGGACCACAGCCACCGCGGCCCGGTCCGCAACGCGCCGGTCCCGGTGACGATCGCCCGGCGCCCGCCGGCCTCGCCGTGCGACGAGAGCCCGGTCGGCCCGGGTCGGGACGCGCTCCGCGCGCGCTGA